A genomic region of Gemmata massiliana contains the following coding sequences:
- a CDS encoding DUF1559 domain-containing protein, giving the protein MRSRRSAFTLIELLVVIAIIAILIGLLLPAVQKVREAAARMSCQNNLKQIALGNMNYESANQKFLPGVSQPGGCCAGTWIIPILPYVEQQNLFSIAPVFGTANYGSNPTVIATRMKMMTCPSDTPTTWNGGSGVLHNYVLNAGNTSLYQQNIPYNCTGGTTTGTGSCVSFGGAPFGFYADPSNVTNDNDAGYAKTGQQFTIASITDGTSNTLAVAEILQAPTQGADIRGYVWWGGSAGFTTYQLPNSTSSTDVVAGGGCGTNNTALYPCTTSSSSTLPRQLVARSRHTGGVNVALCDGSVRMINNSIDLPTWRAAGTSQGGETLPLP; this is encoded by the coding sequence ATGCGTTCCCGTCGGAGTGCGTTCACGCTGATCGAACTGCTCGTCGTCATCGCCATCATCGCGATTCTGATCGGGTTGCTCCTGCCGGCCGTGCAGAAGGTGCGCGAGGCCGCCGCCCGCATGAGCTGCCAGAACAACCTCAAACAGATCGCGCTGGGCAACATGAACTACGAGAGCGCCAACCAGAAGTTCCTGCCCGGGGTCAGCCAGCCCGGGGGGTGCTGCGCCGGCACCTGGATCATCCCGATCCTGCCCTACGTCGAGCAGCAGAACCTGTTCAGCATCGCCCCCGTTTTCGGGACCGCCAACTACGGGTCCAACCCCACCGTCATCGCCACCCGCATGAAGATGATGACGTGCCCCAGCGACACTCCCACCACCTGGAACGGCGGGTCCGGCGTGCTGCACAACTACGTGCTCAACGCCGGTAACACGAGCCTGTACCAGCAGAACATCCCTTACAATTGCACCGGCGGCACCACCACCGGCACCGGCAGTTGCGTGAGCTTCGGCGGCGCGCCCTTCGGTTTCTACGCCGACCCCTCCAACGTCACCAACGACAACGACGCGGGGTACGCCAAAACCGGTCAGCAGTTCACCATCGCCAGCATCACCGACGGTACCAGTAACACGCTCGCGGTGGCCGAGATCCTGCAAGCGCCGACCCAGGGGGCCGATATCCGCGGGTACGTTTGGTGGGGCGGGTCGGCCGGGTTCACCACGTACCAGTTGCCGAACAGCACCAGCTCCACCGACGTCGTCGCCGGCGGCGGCTGTGGCACCAACAACACCGCCCTCTACCCCTGCACCACGTCGAGCTCGAGCACGCTCCCGCGCCAACTCGTCGCCCGCTCGCGGCACACGGGCGGCGTGAACGTGGCGCTCTGCGACGGCAGCGTGCGCATGATTAACAACAGCATCGAC
- a CDS encoding RNA polymerase sigma factor, producing the protein MATDPLAGLLHRLRRTACAGDGGEWPDEQLLKDFIAHRSETAVAALVRRHGPMVWGVCRRVLRRYHDAEDAFQATFLVLVRRAPAIAAPELLANWLYGVAHQTARKARATAAKRNGRERPTAEGPEPVALEREAWGDLWPVLDQELSRLPDTYRSVLVLCDLEGKTRKEAARDTGLPEGTVASRLARARGMLAARLAQRGVALSSGAIVALLAKSTASARVPEAVIASTLVVTHVCTGANGTVPGAVSALADGVLNSMTAIKLKIAVALALVLGALATGATLLNHPGAAAGDDRPVAVRENPPAAGNPAAPPPKREKEPLTAWGPEVGGLRAGLSIRPDAKRAYSYGETITLFVRVRNTSKETVKFQYIRQFLDETPPTTIGADGKEFRQAGLAVLGMHGPVDVSLKPGEEIELESRMAGGAKRAGAPGWRYELRPAGSRGRGATEEHPLFVGRGKVGLQYERVLGNSSSGGLQLDPALSKLATGKLELEVGDAPEPARLDAVLRVQADTKKGIGIRFEHPGTADQSFTSDEYRYAVLDKDGVQVNGALMHLPLAIHTTHLPKTERAVTDYSDYTLDPRKLKSGEEYYVVVTVRNLTALAKFKSD; encoded by the coding sequence ATGGCAACCGACCCGCTCGCCGGTCTCCTCCACCGCCTTCGGCGCACCGCGTGCGCGGGGGATGGGGGCGAATGGCCCGACGAGCAGCTCCTCAAAGACTTCATCGCCCACCGCAGTGAGACTGCGGTCGCGGCCCTCGTTCGGCGCCACGGACCGATGGTATGGGGCGTGTGCCGCCGGGTGCTCCGCCGCTACCACGACGCCGAAGATGCGTTCCAGGCGACGTTCCTCGTGCTCGTGCGCCGGGCACCGGCGATCGCCGCACCGGAGCTGCTCGCCAACTGGCTCTATGGGGTGGCCCACCAGACGGCGCGGAAGGCGCGGGCCACCGCCGCGAAGCGAAACGGGCGTGAACGGCCAACGGCGGAGGGTCCGGAACCGGTGGCACTCGAGCGCGAGGCCTGGGGCGATTTGTGGCCCGTGCTCGATCAGGAACTGAGCCGCCTGCCGGACACGTACCGGAGCGTGCTGGTTCTCTGCGATCTGGAAGGGAAAACGCGCAAAGAAGCCGCCCGAGACACCGGACTGCCGGAGGGGACCGTCGCGAGCCGGCTCGCGCGCGCCCGGGGCATGCTGGCCGCGCGCCTCGCCCAGCGCGGGGTCGCGCTTTCGAGCGGCGCGATCGTGGCCCTTCTCGCGAAAAGTACCGCGTCCGCCCGCGTGCCCGAAGCGGTGATCGCTTCGACGCTGGTCGTCACACATGTTTGCACCGGGGCCAACGGAACGGTCCCCGGTGCGGTCTCGGCCCTCGCAGACGGAGTGCTGAATTCCATGACCGCCATCAAACTGAAAATCGCTGTCGCGCTCGCACTGGTTCTGGGCGCGCTGGCAACCGGCGCAACGCTCCTGAACCACCCGGGAGCCGCTGCCGGAGACGATCGCCCGGTCGCGGTCCGAGAGAACCCGCCTGCGGCGGGGAATCCAGCGGCGCCGCCACCGAAGCGGGAGAAGGAGCCGCTCACGGCGTGGGGACCGGAGGTCGGCGGCCTGCGAGCCGGTTTGAGTATCCGTCCGGACGCGAAGCGGGCCTACTCCTACGGCGAAACGATCACCCTGTTCGTTCGGGTCCGCAACACCAGCAAGGAAACGGTGAAATTCCAGTACATCCGACAGTTCCTGGACGAGACCCCACCCACCACGATCGGGGCCGACGGCAAGGAGTTTCGGCAAGCCGGCCTCGCGGTTCTGGGTATGCACGGGCCGGTGGACGTGAGTTTGAAACCGGGCGAAGAGATCGAACTCGAATCACGGATGGCCGGCGGCGCCAAGCGCGCGGGCGCACCTGGCTGGCGGTACGAACTGCGGCCCGCGGGTAGCCGAGGTCGTGGCGCGACAGAGGAGCACCCACTCTTCGTGGGGCGCGGGAAGGTCGGCCTCCAGTACGAACGGGTGCTCGGCAACTCGTCGAGCGGGGGCTTGCAGCTCGACCCCGCACTGAGCAAGCTCGCGACCGGGAAACTGGAACTGGAAGTCGGCGACGCGCCCGAACCGGCGCGACTCGACGCCGTGCTCCGGGTTCAAGCGGACACGAAAAAGGGCATCGGCATACGGTTCGAGCACCCCGGGACGGCGGACCAGTCGTTCACCTCCGACGAGTACCGTTACGCGGTCCTCGACAAGGACGGGGTGCAGGTGAACGGGGCGCTGATGCACCTCCCGCTCGCGATCCACACCACGCACCTGCCGAAGACCGAGCGCGCGGTCACCGATTACTCGGACTACACGCTCGATCCGCGCAAGCTGAAGTCGGGTGAGGAATACTACGTGGTCGTTACGGTGCGGAACCTCACGGCGCTCGCGAAGTTCAAATCCGACTGA
- a CDS encoding DUF1559 domain-containing protein — MRRRGFTLIELLVVIAIIAILIGLLLPAVQKVRDAAARMSCSNNLKQVGLASHNFVSANGKFPDGAWATGIAYSNNDLSRLLPYFEQDNIAKIYNYTQAWYGDAANVTATSNRIKSLMCPSDPQVLGKPGTSEPMGLTSYHGNSGIWYDRSGKDGMFDDLLNTGRKIEGVTDGTSNTALYAEVTAGYLSGGGGGKKGGDCFETTTSQPYQALTWAQLQAGRAEILSRDYKTASLAGGWSPAWSYKGYPYVEGSPWRTWYNHLLPPNSPCWRPGDWWAIVVPASSYHTGGANVCMADGSVRFVRDAVDPDAWMSYGSRAGGEVGGSLD; from the coding sequence ATGCGCCGTCGCGGGTTCACACTGATCGAGTTACTCGTCGTCATCGCTATTATCGCGATCCTCATCGGGCTCCTGCTCCCCGCCGTGCAAAAGGTGCGCGACGCGGCGGCCCGGATGTCGTGCAGCAACAACCTGAAGCAGGTGGGGCTCGCGTCCCACAACTTCGTGTCGGCCAACGGCAAGTTCCCGGACGGGGCCTGGGCCACCGGCATCGCCTACAGCAACAACGACCTGAGCCGCCTGCTCCCGTACTTCGAGCAGGACAACATCGCCAAGATCTACAACTACACCCAGGCGTGGTACGGGGACGCGGCGAACGTGACCGCCACGAGCAACCGGATCAAGAGCCTCATGTGCCCCTCGGACCCGCAGGTTCTCGGGAAGCCGGGCACCTCCGAGCCGATGGGCCTTACCAGCTACCACGGGAACTCCGGGATCTGGTACGACCGCAGCGGCAAGGACGGGATGTTCGACGACCTGCTGAACACGGGGCGCAAGATCGAGGGCGTCACCGACGGCACCAGCAACACCGCGCTCTACGCGGAGGTCACGGCCGGGTACCTGTCCGGCGGGGGCGGGGGCAAGAAGGGCGGCGACTGCTTCGAGACCACCACGTCCCAGCCGTACCAGGCCCTCACGTGGGCACAGCTCCAAGCGGGCCGGGCCGAGATCCTGTCGCGGGACTACAAGACCGCGTCGCTGGCCGGGGGCTGGAGCCCGGCGTGGAGCTACAAGGGGTACCCGTATGTGGAGGGGTCCCCGTGGCGCACCTGGTACAACCACCTGCTCCCGCCGAACTCCCCGTGCTGGCGCCCCGGCGACTGGTGGGCCATCGTGGTGCCCGCCAGCAGCTACCACACCGGCGGGGCCAACGTGTGCATGGCCGACGGGAGCGTCCGGTTCGTGCGCGACGCGGTCGACCCGGACGCCTGGATGTCCTACGGCAGCCGCGCGGGCGGCGAGGTCGGTGGCAGCCTCGATTAA
- a CDS encoding peroxiredoxin family protein: MFNPGWHKRVPPRVVACALVAVAVAGTGAALLAFRPPDAPERSVRGPLPPGTYPAQPLPAGALLPALKAEGWVNGPAVGTGHRLVVVDIWAHWCPGCRATAPGLVRAYHRFKERGVAFVSLTNVARPSVEEFVSSLDVPWPAGYGADLESIAALGAYSSARMGATYNPGYEVSPTLYLLDAKGRVLWHDDQARPRHTKDAPTIVEDLVAEIERALGPEPKK, from the coding sequence GTGTTTAACCCCGGTTGGCACAAGCGGGTTCCCCCGCGGGTCGTCGCTTGCGCCCTCGTTGCCGTCGCGGTGGCGGGCACCGGCGCGGCGCTCCTGGCGTTCCGGCCCCCGGACGCCCCCGAGCGCTCCGTGCGCGGCCCGCTCCCGCCCGGGACGTACCCGGCCCAGCCGCTCCCGGCCGGCGCCCTGTTGCCCGCGCTCAAGGCCGAGGGCTGGGTGAACGGCCCGGCCGTCGGGACCGGGCACCGGCTGGTCGTCGTGGACATCTGGGCGCACTGGTGCCCCGGGTGCCGCGCAACGGCCCCGGGACTGGTCCGCGCGTACCACCGGTTCAAGGAGCGCGGGGTCGCGTTCGTGAGCCTCACGAACGTCGCGCGCCCGAGCGTGGAGGAGTTCGTGTCGTCCCTCGACGTCCCGTGGCCCGCCGGGTACGGCGCGGACCTGGAGTCCATCGCGGCGCTCGGCGCGTACAGCTCGGCCCGCATGGGCGCGACCTACAACCCCGGGTACGAGGTGTCCCCGACCCTGTACCTGCTGGACGCGAAGGGTCGCGTGCTGTGGCACGACGACCAGGCCCGGCCCCGGCACACCAAGGACGCCCCCACGATCGTCGAGGATCTGGTCGCCGAGATCGAGCGCGCGCTCGGGCCGGAGCCGAAGAAGTAG
- a CDS encoding PEP-CTERM sorting domain-containing protein — protein sequence MPLFSRVACAALAVVLLPHIAAAGPIQWSYSTEVVYDRDYGSNFAVALAPDGAVSTVPGERDYVWLFNSTGNPRPAPGEYEARYGFTIAVTITDAASQEAATVNFWGGYASMWFYQPEDANNPGAWRWEYESSSFGSPSESQEVTLGRNRYTLRGQGGGNGMFPFGEMSVDISPVAGTPEPGTLAIAGLGLTAVGVLRARRRAVVG from the coding sequence ATGCCCCTTTTCTCCCGAGTGGCATGCGCCGCACTCGCGGTTGTACTGCTCCCGCACATCGCCGCCGCCGGGCCGATCCAGTGGAGCTACAGCACGGAAGTAGTTTACGACCGCGATTACGGCTCGAATTTCGCGGTGGCACTCGCGCCGGACGGCGCGGTCTCGACCGTACCCGGCGAGCGGGACTACGTCTGGCTGTTCAACTCGACCGGAAACCCGCGGCCGGCCCCGGGGGAATACGAGGCCCGGTACGGGTTCACGATCGCGGTGACGATCACGGACGCGGCCTCCCAGGAAGCCGCGACCGTGAACTTTTGGGGCGGCTACGCCTCGATGTGGTTCTACCAGCCCGAGGACGCAAACAACCCCGGCGCCTGGCGCTGGGAGTACGAGTCATCGAGCTTCGGCAGCCCTTCGGAATCGCAGGAGGTCACCCTCGGGCGGAACCGGTACACGCTCCGCGGCCAGGGTGGAGGGAACGGCATGTTCCCGTTCGGCGAAATGTCCGTCGACATCAGCCCGGTGGCCGGGACGCCCGAACCGGGAACGCTCGCGATCGCGGGGCTGGGCCTGACCGCGGTCGGGGTGCTCCGGGCGCGCCGGCGCGCGGTCGTCGGATGA
- a CDS encoding ankyrin repeat domain-containing protein, protein MVDAAQLMEEIKEQPMISQAIWGGGQTLLHVAAGEGHRELVELLLRLGADVNAYCPEGTPLHYAVGGGSAEVLKLLVEAGSDLNRQECRGRTPVDLARNPAHNHAFVKYLISVGAVPNESSTAETVQYMKNDGMWDAIPDNLFLGPFSPNWRTDTVLALVRHMRESQNFSAMPILGDALQDAGCDNTDVLNHCRDASAPHVRGYWVVDLVLGKE, encoded by the coding sequence GTGGTGGACGCCGCCCAACTCATGGAAGAAATCAAAGAGCAGCCAATGATCTCCCAGGCGATTTGGGGAGGCGGGCAAACGTTACTGCACGTTGCCGCCGGAGAGGGGCACCGCGAACTGGTGGAGTTGCTACTTCGATTGGGCGCGGACGTAAACGCGTATTGTCCCGAGGGCACCCCACTGCACTACGCTGTTGGTGGCGGGTCCGCCGAAGTCCTCAAGCTCCTTGTGGAGGCGGGGAGTGACCTCAATCGACAGGAGTGCCGCGGGCGCACGCCGGTAGATCTGGCCCGCAATCCGGCCCACAATCATGCCTTCGTGAAGTACCTCATCTCGGTCGGCGCGGTCCCGAACGAGTCTTCGACGGCCGAAACGGTTCAGTACATGAAAAATGATGGGATGTGGGACGCCATACCGGACAATCTGTTCCTCGGCCCGTTCTCTCCAAACTGGCGCACGGATACCGTTCTCGCTCTGGTTCGTCACATGCGCGAGTCACAGAATTTCTCTGCGATGCCGATCCTGGGCGACGCGCTTCAGGACGCCGGGTGTGACAACACCGATGTGCTGAACCACTGCCGCGATGCCAGCGCGCCGCACGTGCGCGGGTACTGGGTCGTGGACCTCGTGCTCGGCAAGGAGTGA
- a CDS encoding haloacid dehalogenase type II: MSMSHPIQRPLRTAVVFVLLTALVLPTGCSEKKPAEPAPAQASPRFKAVAFDYFVIFNANSVVPAVEKAFPGRGAEFTKAWRGKQFEYGFLRSIVNKHADFFKVTEDALVYTAQAMKLDLTPEKRASLMDAYLNLEPWPDAAESLRKLRAAGVRIITIANFSPKMLKANADHAKITDLFDELLSTEVNGTYKPDPKAYALGMEHLKLKKDEIVFAAFGGWDAYGAKSFGYTTYWVNRFHLPPEELDAKPDATSNDMAGLVKFVLGTP; this comes from the coding sequence ATGTCGATGTCCCACCCGATCCAGCGGCCGTTGCGGACCGCCGTTGTTTTCGTGCTGCTGACTGCGCTCGTCCTCCCGACTGGGTGCAGTGAGAAGAAGCCGGCGGAACCGGCGCCGGCCCAAGCGTCGCCCCGGTTCAAGGCGGTGGCGTTCGACTACTTCGTGATCTTCAACGCCAACTCCGTCGTCCCGGCCGTGGAGAAGGCGTTCCCCGGTAGGGGCGCCGAGTTCACCAAGGCGTGGCGCGGCAAGCAGTTCGAGTACGGGTTCCTGCGCTCGATCGTCAACAAGCACGCGGACTTCTTCAAGGTCACCGAGGACGCACTGGTCTACACGGCCCAGGCCATGAAGCTCGACCTCACGCCCGAGAAGCGCGCGAGCCTGATGGACGCCTACCTGAACCTGGAACCGTGGCCCGACGCCGCGGAATCGCTCCGCAAGCTCCGGGCCGCCGGGGTGCGGATCATCACCATCGCCAACTTCAGCCCCAAGATGCTGAAGGCCAACGCCGACCACGCGAAGATCACCGACCTGTTCGACGAGCTGTTGAGCACCGAGGTCAACGGCACCTACAAGCCCGACCCCAAAGCCTACGCCCTGGGGATGGAGCACCTGAAGCTCAAGAAGGACGAGATCGTGTTCGCGGCCTTCGGGGGCTGGGACGCTTACGGGGCCAAGAGTTTCGGCTACACCACATACTGGGTGAACCGCTTCCACCTGCCACCGGAGGAACTGGACGCCAAGCCCGACGCCACCTCGAACGACATGGCGGGCCTCGTGAAATTCGTCCTCGGCACCCCGTGA
- a CDS encoding IS4 family transposase, producing MSAPIPNLARAIRTVLTADADRAAARVGFVRRRRKISGAAFIQTLVFGWIEDPRAPVDALAARCPVPGVTPQAFHKRFTPAATEFVREVLLRAVGQLVAAQPIAVPLLQRFAGVYVEDSTVVALPDTLRDTFPGCGGNTPSAGLAAIKAHVRWELTTGRITGMAFQPGRQPDGRFNATDDPLPAGALRLADLGYFDFGVLTRLSAAGVFWISRLPPNAVAAVGDERPSEVWRLLRQWSGDLLDLRVTAGNETRIGCRLLAFRCPPGVAARRREQSAERQRKKGRVVSERVRVLCEWTVFATNLPADRFTPEQVWVLYRLRWQVELLLKLWRSHGGVGQSHGRLGHRVLCEVYAKLLAVVVRHWLLLTGGGPLARMNPVRAAREARRFALAGADALPCARRLRRVLRSLRDTLALLRPRHRRRKRPSALELLFEPQTPS from the coding sequence ATGTCGGCCCCGATTCCCAACCTCGCCCGCGCCATCCGAACCGTCCTGACCGCGGACGCCGATCGCGCGGCCGCGCGCGTCGGGTTCGTTCGCCGGCGCCGCAAGATCTCGGGCGCGGCGTTCATTCAGACCCTCGTGTTCGGTTGGATCGAGGACCCACGCGCCCCCGTTGATGCCCTTGCCGCTCGATGCCCGGTGCCGGGCGTGACCCCGCAGGCCTTCCACAAGCGGTTCACGCCGGCCGCAACCGAGTTCGTCCGGGAGGTGCTCCTCCGCGCCGTTGGCCAACTGGTGGCGGCTCAGCCTATCGCCGTCCCGCTCCTGCAACGGTTTGCGGGGGTGTACGTCGAGGACAGCACCGTCGTCGCACTCCCGGACACCCTTCGGGACACATTCCCCGGGTGCGGCGGAAATACCCCGAGCGCCGGGTTGGCTGCGATCAAGGCCCACGTCCGCTGGGAGTTGACGACCGGACGGATCACCGGAATGGCGTTCCAACCGGGCCGGCAACCCGACGGCCGGTTCAATGCCACCGACGACCCGTTGCCCGCCGGCGCGCTGCGGTTGGCCGACCTCGGGTACTTCGACTTCGGTGTACTGACGCGCCTGAGCGCGGCCGGGGTGTTCTGGATCAGCCGCCTCCCGCCCAATGCCGTGGCGGCCGTGGGCGACGAGCGCCCGTCCGAGGTGTGGCGCCTGCTCCGGCAATGGTCGGGGGATCTGCTCGACCTGCGTGTCACGGCCGGGAACGAGACCCGGATCGGGTGCCGGTTGCTGGCCTTCCGGTGCCCGCCCGGGGTCGCGGCCCGGCGCCGGGAGCAGTCGGCCGAAAGGCAGAGGAAGAAGGGGCGGGTGGTGAGCGAGCGGGTGCGGGTGCTGTGCGAGTGGACCGTATTCGCCACCAACCTGCCGGCCGACCGGTTCACGCCGGAACAGGTGTGGGTGCTGTACCGCCTGCGGTGGCAGGTGGAGTTGCTGTTGAAGCTGTGGCGATCCCACGGCGGGGTCGGCCAGTCCCACGGGCGGCTCGGGCACCGGGTACTGTGCGAAGTGTACGCCAAGCTGCTGGCGGTGGTGGTTCGGCACTGGTTGCTGCTGACGGGCGGTGGCCCATTGGCTCGGATGAATCCGGTGCGCGCGGCCCGCGAGGCACGCCGGTTCGCGCTCGCCGGTGCCGATGCGCTACCGTGCGCCCGGCGCCTCCGCCGGGTGCTCCGATCACTTCGCGACACGTTGGCGCTCCTCCGCCCTCGGCATCGACGGAGGAAACGGCCCTCGGCCCTCGAACTACTCTTCGAGCCCCAGACACCCAGCTAA
- a CDS encoding PIG-L family deacetylase, with the protein MAEDPLPESLDVIAVAPHPDDLEILCGGTLAKLVKQGYKVGIFDLTSGEPTPRGSLETRKKEAEDARRILNVPVRINVELPNRVLMDGPEARFALATQFRRYRPGIIIIAAGRTPAASPDHLQGGLIGEAARFYSQLTKWDERFAGTAPYRVPHLVYVPFPFDAEQRQWHSQFVVDISDTIDLKIAAVKAYESQFDAARFVRVEHLIRSTNGYHGARCGYMFGELFALPTPVGAPDLVTLVHGSKGTLAPPQIPGKDHPPMG; encoded by the coding sequence GTGGCCGAAGACCCGTTGCCGGAATCGCTCGATGTGATTGCCGTTGCCCCGCACCCCGACGACCTGGAGATCCTGTGCGGGGGGACGCTCGCGAAACTGGTGAAACAGGGCTACAAGGTCGGTATTTTTGACCTCACGAGCGGGGAGCCGACCCCGCGCGGCTCGCTCGAAACGCGGAAAAAGGAGGCCGAGGACGCGCGGCGCATCCTGAACGTGCCGGTGCGCATCAACGTCGAGTTGCCGAACCGCGTGCTGATGGACGGTCCCGAAGCGCGGTTCGCACTCGCGACGCAGTTCCGCCGGTACCGCCCCGGGATTATCATCATCGCGGCCGGGCGCACCCCGGCCGCGTCGCCGGACCACCTCCAGGGCGGGCTGATCGGCGAAGCCGCCCGGTTCTACTCGCAGCTCACCAAGTGGGACGAACGGTTCGCCGGTACCGCCCCGTACCGCGTGCCGCACCTCGTGTACGTTCCGTTCCCGTTCGACGCCGAACAGCGCCAGTGGCACAGCCAGTTCGTCGTGGACATCAGCGACACGATCGACCTGAAAATTGCGGCGGTGAAGGCTTACGAGTCGCAATTCGATGCGGCGCGGTTCGTCCGCGTCGAGCACCTGATCCGCTCGACGAACGGGTATCACGGCGCCCGCTGCGGGTACATGTTCGGGGAACTGTTCGCGCTCCCGACTCCGGTGGGGGCGCCCGATTTGGTCACCCTGGTTCACGGGAGCAAGGGGACACTCGCGCCACCACAAATTCCGGGGAAGGACCACCCGCCGATGGGGTGA
- a CDS encoding DSD1 family PLP-dependent enzyme, which produces MTSAVDLYPELDTPQALIDLDVVDRNVSAMRALGRERSVDVRVHFKSLKCGGLAKYLMSAGFGTFLCAKLNEAEVLVDAGIKDVLVANQVVGPLKARRLAALATRATMSVCVDDAGNVDELAVAAAEVGATIGVLVEVDVGQHRCGVDPGEPAVALARHVLKHTPALRFLGLQGYAGHIQMLPDLAERTAQCRAGLQLLVETRRALEAAGIPVAVVTGAGTGTANSAAGFSGLTEIQPGSFVLMDAAYHAACPTYGCALSILTTVVSRRDERYVLDAGSKAISKDFGTPVIRGCPADRVIAVNEEHTIVAPGAGVVRVGDRREVLPAHCCATMNLHRSCVTVRGGKVEVVWPIESSGRYD; this is translated from the coding sequence ATGACGTCGGCCGTCGACCTGTACCCGGAACTCGACACCCCGCAAGCCCTGATCGACCTCGACGTGGTCGATCGGAATGTGTCTGCCATGCGTGCCCTCGGCCGCGAACGCAGCGTCGACGTGCGCGTTCACTTCAAGTCACTTAAGTGCGGCGGGTTGGCCAAATACCTGATGAGCGCTGGGTTCGGCACGTTTCTGTGCGCCAAGCTGAACGAAGCCGAAGTGCTGGTTGACGCTGGGATCAAAGACGTGCTGGTGGCCAATCAAGTCGTCGGCCCGCTGAAAGCCCGGAGGCTGGCGGCACTAGCGACACGAGCCACCATGTCCGTGTGTGTGGACGACGCGGGGAACGTGGACGAACTGGCTGTGGCCGCAGCGGAAGTCGGGGCGACGATCGGAGTGCTGGTCGAGGTGGACGTCGGTCAGCACCGCTGCGGGGTCGATCCCGGGGAACCGGCCGTGGCTCTTGCTCGACACGTCCTCAAGCACACCCCGGCGCTCCGGTTCCTGGGGCTACAGGGCTACGCCGGGCACATTCAGATGCTCCCCGATCTCGCAGAACGAACCGCACAGTGTCGGGCCGGGTTACAGTTGTTGGTCGAGACCCGGCGCGCGCTGGAAGCGGCCGGCATTCCCGTTGCAGTCGTCACCGGCGCTGGTACCGGAACCGCTAATTCCGCGGCCGGATTCTCGGGGCTGACCGAGATCCAGCCCGGGTCGTTCGTACTCATGGACGCGGCCTACCACGCCGCGTGCCCGACATACGGTTGCGCCTTGTCGATCCTGACCACCGTGGTGAGCCGGCGTGACGAGCGCTACGTGTTAGATGCCGGAAGCAAGGCGATCTCGAAGGACTTCGGCACACCGGTTATTAGGGGTTGCCCGGCCGATCGAGTAATTGCAGTGAACGAGGAGCACACGATTGTGGCTCCGGGTGCTGGCGTGGTGCGTGTCGGGGATCGGCGCGAGGTGCTACCCGCTCACTGCTGCGCGACGATGAACCTGCACCGGTCGTGTGTCACGGTGCGCGGTGGGAAGGTGGAGGTAGTTTGGCCGATCGAGTCCAGCGGACGGTACGACTGA